In one window of Bemisia tabaci chromosome 4, PGI_BMITA_v3 DNA:
- the LOC140224395 gene encoding uncharacterized protein: MPENGSKVSCYANATLQALLSLEPLRSALINYPSRSALRDLANLYHTYRRGLLSAYTVRIETDEKFMLAQQQCAREFMDYLILHNAALMDSTKFTEVLELKCADCSTVRPIESTQYILSMPIRGLQSNIQGLYSALSAWSPNDDIRCEKISADGQRCSGKCFSRTVVRNPGNVLAIQILRTTEIQEGIFVKNDRFQVTELATKNLTLGADRYELHANVRHHGSSIVSGHYTTVIQTAGQYVEADDESIRPYDWCSNQGCSSAYLLIYTKLQP, from the coding sequence ATGCCAGAAAATGGGAGTAAAGTGTCCTGTTACGCTAATGCAACATTACAAGCTCTGTTAAGTTTAGAACCTCTGAGGTCTGCTCTGATAAACTATCCCAGCCGCAGTGCGTTGAGAGACCTTGCAAATCTTTATCATACCTATCGAAGAGGATTGCTTTCTGCTTATACCGTTCGTATCGAAACGGATGAAAAGTTCATGCTCGCTCAGCAGCAATGTGCGAGGGAATTCATGGATTACTTGATTCTCCATAACGCTGCGTTGATGGATAGTACTAAGTTCACAGAGGTATTAGAGCTGAAATGTGCAGATTGCAGCACTGTCAGACCTATCGAGTCCACCCAATACATCCTTTCCATGCCAATACGAGGATTGCAAAGTAATATTCAGGGACTCTACTCCGCCCTAAGCGCTTGGTCTCCGAACGATGACATCCGCTGTGAGAAAATATCAGCGGATGGCCAAAGATGCTCGGGCAAATGTTTTAGCCGCACAGTCGTACGAAACCCCGGCAATGTGTTGGCCATTCAAATTCTCCGCACAACTGAAATTCAGGAaggtattttcgtgaaaaatgatagATTCCAAGTGACAGAGCTTGCGACAAAAAATCTTACCCTCGGGGCAGATCGGTACGAATTACACGCAAATGTCCGTCACCATGGTTCGAGTATCGTGTCTGGACACTACACAACTGTAATTCAGACCGCTGGACAGTACGTTGAAGCGGACGATGAGAGCATAAGACCCTACGATTGGTGTAGCAATCAAGGCTGCTCTTCAGCGTATCTCTTGATTTACACCAAGCTCCAACCGTGA